The Euphorbia lathyris chromosome 2, ddEupLath1.1, whole genome shotgun sequence genome includes a window with the following:
- the LOC136218443 gene encoding beta-1,3-galactosyltransferase GALT1 has product MKKWYGGILIASMFMLLILRYGLMNNPIGDGYLMNAFSNGSNPLEWVQATIPPVIKTPENSVQVISTDTVVFSLFARRNFSNEEQTSLHTWNLLEHLIDQAQLLPNGVEAIKEAASPWNSLMDSIEEEKSGYTNESSKKSGKEKQCPHFINKVNATVHKGGGLKLRLPCGLTQGSSITIIGIPDGLLGNFRIDLTGEALPGEPDPPIILHYNVRLHGDKVTEDPVIVQNTWSTAHDWGEEERCPSPTPEKIRKVDELDQCNKIVGGNGTRVASMHSEVSRRSSVAHEGSMNRRYFPFKQGYLSVVTLRVGTEGIQTSIDGKHITSFAYRETLEPWLVSEVRISGDMKLMSVVASGLPTSEDSEHAIDLEQLKSAPLPSKKPPHLFIGVFSTANNFKRRMAVRRTWMQYTDVRTGNVAVRFFVGLHKNQLVNEELWNEASTYGDIQLMPFVDYYNLITWKTLAICIFGTEVASAKYVMKTDDDAFVRVDEVLASLKRIKVNSGLLYGLINSDSQPHRSTDSKWYISLEEWPEEKYPPWAHGPGYVVSQDIAKQVYKRYKEGRLKIFKLEDVAMGIWISEMQKEGLKVRYERDEKIYNEGCKDGYTVAHYQGPREMLCLWQKLQEGDGARCCGERK; this is encoded by the exons ATGAAGAAATGGTATGGTGGTATTCTGATTGCTTCCATGTTTATGTTGCTGATCCTGAGATATGGTCTCATGAACAATCCTATAGGTGATGGTTATCTGATGAATGCCTTCTCCAATGGTAGTAATCCTCTTGAATGGGTGCAAGCTACAATTCCTCCTGTAATAAAAACTCCAGAGAATTCAGTACAAGTAATTTCAACTGATACTGTAGTGTTCAGTTTGTTTGCTCGGAGGAATTTTTCCAATGAAGAACAAACATCTTTGCACACATGGAATCTCCTGGAACACTTGATTGATCAAGCTCAGCTCTTACCCAATGGAGTAGAAGCTATTAAGGAGGCGGCAAGTCCATGGAATAGTCTTATGGATTCAATTGAAGAGGAAAAAAGTGGTTATACAAATGAAAGTTCTAAAAAGAGTGGAAAAGAGAAGCAATGTCCTCATTTTATTAACAAAGTAAATGCTACAGTGCACAAGGGTGGAGGTCTGAAGTTGCGGCTTCCTTGTGGTTTGACCCAGGGTTCTTCGATAACAATTATAGGTATTCCAGATGGTCTTCTTGGGAATTTTCGTATAGACTTAACTGGGGAAGCACTTCCTGGGGAGCCTGATCCACCTATCATTTTGCATTACAACGTTAGGCTTCATGGAGATAAAGTAACTGAGGATCCAGTAATAGTTCAAAACACTTGGAGTACAGCACATGATTGGGGTGAAGAGGAGCGTTGCCCATCTCCTACACCTGAAAAGATTAGAAAAG TGGATGAGTTGGATCAGTGCAACAAGATAGTAGGTGGAAATGGTACACGGGTGGCTAGCATGCATTCTGAAGTTTCAAGAAGGTCTTCAGTGGCTCATGAGGGATCCATGAACAGGAGATATTTTCCCTTCAAGCAAGGGTATTTATCTGTTGTAACACTTCGAGTAGGAACCGAGGGAATTCAGACAAGCATTGATGGAAAGCACATTACCTCGTTTGCATATCGCGAA ACATTGGAGCCATGGCTGGTTAGCGAAGTTAGAATATCTGGAGACATGAAGTTAATGTCTGTTGTGGCTAGTGGTCTTCCTACATCCGAGGATTCAGAACATGCAATTGATCTAGAGCAACTCAAATCGGCCCCTCTCCCATCAAAGAAACCACCACATCTCTTTATTGGTGTTTTCTCCACAGCCAACAATTTTAAACGCAGGATGGCTGTTCGAAGAACTTGGATGCAGTATACTGATGTTCGGACAGGGAATGTGGCTGTACGGTTTTTTGTCGGGTTG CACAAAAATCAATTAGTTAATGAGGAACTTTGGAATGAAGCATCAACATATGGAGACATACAGCTGATGCCTTTTGTCGACTATTATAACCTCATCACCTGGAAGACTTTAGCCATTTGCATCTTTGGG ACAGAGGTCGCATCAGCAAAATATGTCATGAAGACAGATGATGATGCATTTGTTCGAGTGGATGAAGTTTTAGCTTCTTTAAAACGGATCAAAGTGAACAGTGGCCTGCTTTATGGACTCATAAATTCAGATTCCCAACCTCATAGGAGTACTGATAGCAAATGGTATATTAGCCTTGAG GAATGGCCTGAAGAGAAATATCCCCCTTGGGCACATGGTCCTGGTTATGTGGTGTCTCAAGACATAGCCAAACAAGTTTACAAGAGATATAAAGAAGGTCGCTTAAAG ATTTTTAAGCTAGAAGATGTTGCAATGGGCATATGGATATCGGAGATGCAAAAGGAGGGATTAAAAGTCAGGTATGAGAGAGATGAAAAGATCTATAACGAAGGGTGCAAAGATGGTTACACTGTTGCCCACTACCAAGGTCCCAGAGAAATGCTTTGTTTGTGGCAGAAGCTCCAAGAAGGAGATGGTGCTAGATGCTGCGGTGAGCGGAAATaa
- the LOC136218440 gene encoding protein HOTHEAD-like translates to MDNWLIIPSHSLLAAVLFLLANMSESSPVFQGNPGFPYITSDLNEISGKSFDYIVVGGGTTGCSLAATLSERYSVLLVERGGSPYGNPWISHKMYYGFSLLQTDEFSSVAQSFVSKDGVASHRGRVLGGSSAINGGFYSRASDEFIRNVGWDEELVKEAYEWVESMIVFKPEVTMWQSVLEFGLLEAGFLPYNGFSWEHVEGTKIGGTMFDEYGIRHTSADLLGAGNPANITVLLTATVKNIIFHKDIKGNETIAGGIRFMKSNGSTDEIYEAYLSHPHNKSLVGDVILSAGALGSPQILMLSGIGPEKHLKNLSIPLVLDLKGVGREMQDSPAISMLADTEAEYRLPDTPQVAGIAKDFKFIVEGGILPISLNATRMPIAIKLAFPKSKGKLELHSTDPRQNPCVQFNYLTEEKDLDECAEMVQVLQRVSRSNSVLMFLRTEPQNNLISSPHELRSFCKKNVRTYYHYHGGCTVGSVVDNHYNVYGVKRLRVIDGSTFLESPGTNPMATLLMLGRYQGINMLRAAVINKTNEV, encoded by the exons ATGGATAACTGGTTAATCATTCCCAGTCATAGCCTGCTTGCAGCAGTTTTGTTTCTACTTGCTAACATGTCTGAATCTTCCCCCGTGTTTCAAG GAAACCCCGGCTTCCCTTACATAACTTCAGATCTGAATGAGATCTCAGGCAAGTCCTTTGATTACATTGTCGTCGGGGGAGGCACAACAGGTTGTTCACTGGCAGCAACTCTTTCGGAGAGATACTCTGTCCTCCTAGTAGAACGTGGAGGCTCACCTTATGGAAATCCATGGATATCACATAAGATGTACTATGGCTTTTCATTGCTCCAAACTGATGAGTTTTCATCGGTGGCTCAAAGCTTTGTTTCCAAGGATGGAGTTGCGAGTCATAGAGGGAGAGTGCTCGGAGGATCGTCAGCAATAAATGGAGGTTTCTACAGCCGAGCAAGTGATGAATTTATCAGAAATGTTGGGTGGGATGAAGAGCTGGTGAAGGAAGCTTATGAATGGGTTGAGTCCATGATTGTTTTCAAACCTGAGGTAACCATGTGGCAATCTGTTCTTGAATTTGGTCTCCTTGAAGCAGGGTTTCTTCCTTATAATGGGTTCAGCTGGGAACACGTAGAGGGAACAAAGATTGGTGGCACCATGTTCGATGAATATGGAATAAGGCACACCTCAGCTGATCTTCTGGGGGCAGGAAATCCAGCAAATATCACAGTTCTTTTGACTGCAACTGTCAAGAACATCATATTCCATAAAGACA TAAAAGGGAATGAGACAATAGCTGGAGgcataagattcatgaaaagcAATGGAAGCACAGATGAGATATACGAAGCATACCTCAGCCACCCACATAATAAAAGCTTAGTGGGAGATGTTATTTTGTCAGCAGGAGCATTAGGCAGTCCTCAAATCCTAATGTTAAGTGGCATTGGACCAGAAAAGCATCTTAAGAATTTGAGTATCCCACTAGTGTTGGATCTGAAAGGGGTTGGGCGAGAGATGCAAGACAGTCCTGCCATTTCAATGTTAGCAGACACAGAAGCAGAATATCGGTTGCCAGATACACCACAAGTAGCAGGAATTGCAAAAGACTTCAAATTCATAGTAGAAGGTGGTATCCTGCCAATAAGTTTGAATGCAACAAGGATGCCAATTGCAATCAAGCTTGCATTTCCTAAATCTAAAGGGAAACTAGAACTGCACAGCACAGATCCCAGGCAAAACCCTTGTGTGCAATTTAACTATCTAACAGAGGAAAAAGACTTAGACGAATGTGCAGAGATGGTTCAGGTGCTTCAAAGGGTATCAAGGTCAAACTCTGTCCTCATGTTCCTAAGGACGGAACCGCAGAATAATTTGATATCCAGCCCTCATGAACTGAGAAGTTTCTGCAAAAAGAATGTGAGGACTTACTATCACTACCATGGTGGTTGTACAGTGGGTTCAGTGGTTGATAATCACTACAACGTATATGGAGTAAAGCGGTTAAGAGTAATAGATGGCTCAACTTTCTTAGAATCGCCTGGTACTAATCCAATGGCTACCCTCTTAATGCTAGGCAGGTATCAAGGGATCAACATGCTGAGAGCAGCTGTGATTAACAAAACAAATGAAGTTTAA
- the LOC136218442 gene encoding E3 ubiquitin-protein ligase MPSR1-like, giving the protein MASDTEEAELSSAFEMLFRNGDLSPFLPFLLGFTSSSSLTDNTNQDEDEETRTRNRNRNERIILINPFTQGMVVIEGADTLDALVREFATKDGQPPASKASIEAMPSVEITQIGDQDSECTICLEEWEPGRLVKEMPCKHRFHGACIDKWLGIHGSCPVCRYKMPVDKEEPIDKRDEDDEQGRRRIQRQVWVSLSFNRDRTTQTPSADQQMEN; this is encoded by the coding sequence ATGGCTTCTGATACTGAAGAAGCTGAATTATCTTCTGCATTTGAGATGCTATTCAGGAATGGAGACCTCTCTCCCTTCTTGCCTTTTCTTTTAGGTTTTACCTCTTCCTCCTCCCTTACAGATAACACAAATCAAGACGAAGATGAAGAAACCCGAACCCGTAACCGTAACCGTAACGAGAGAATCATTCTGATAAACCCTTTCACTCAAGGGATGGTTGTAATTGAGGGAGCAGATACTTTGGATGCTCTTGTTCGAGAATTCGCTACAAAGGATGGCCAGCCACCCGCTTCTAAAGCATCCATAGAGGCCATGCCTAGTGTTGAGATCACTCAAATTGGAGACCAAGATAGCGAGTGTACCATCTGCTTAGAGGAATGGGAGCCTGGTCGATTGGTAAAGGAGATGCCTTGTAAGCATAGGTTTCATGGTGCTTGTATAGACAAGTGGTTGGGGATTCATGGCTCGTGTCCTGTTTGTAGGTATAAGATGCCTGTTGACAAGGAAGAGCCGATCGACAAGAGAGATGAGGACGACGAACAAGGGAGGAGACGAATTCAAAGACAAGTTTGGGTTAGTTTATCTTTTAACAGGGATAGGACAACTCAAACTCCTTCTGCTGATCAACAAATGGAGAATtag
- the LOC136217059 gene encoding protein DMP8-like: protein MEQTGEEVGIKIYTTSPKTDQQTPFSYEAEAEAAPVAAKEPGKKRRAMAKGVQSTLSKTSMLVNFLPTGTLLTFEMVLPSILKSGECTHVAVLMLLLLLSLCALSCFFFHFTDSFKGSDGKVYYGFVTPNGLAVFKPGLAVHVPKDDRYKVGLTDFVHAIMSVMVFVAIAFSDHRVTHCLFPNHVKEMEQVMDSFPIMVGLVCSGLFFVFPNTRYGIGCMSP, encoded by the coding sequence ATGGAGCAAACAGGAGAAGAAGTGGGAATCAAAATCTACACAACATCCCCTAAAACTGATCAACAAACACCATTTTCTTATGAAGCAGAAGCAGAAGCAGCACCAGTAGCAGCGAAAGAACCGGGAAAGAAAAGGCGAGCAATGGCTAAGGGAGTCCAAAGCACTCTCTCAAAAACATCAATGCTTGTTAACTTCCTTCCTACAGGAACCCTTTTAACCTTCGAGATGGTTCTTCCATCCATACTCAAGAGCGGAGAATGCACTCATGTTGCCGTTCTAATGCTTCTTCTACTTCTTTCCCTCTGTGCACTCTCttgcttcttcttccatttcaccGACAGTTTCAAAGGTTCTGATGGCAAGGTTTACTATGGCTTTGTTACCCCAAACGGTTTGGCTGTTTTCAAGCCTGGACTTGCTGTTCATGTCCCTAAAGATGACAGGTATAAAGTCGGCCTTACTGATTTTGTTCATGCTATCATGTCCGTTATGGTCTTCGTAGCCATTGCCTTTTCTGATCATAGGGTTACTCATTGCTTGTTCCCTAATCATGTTAAGGAGATGGAACAAGTCATGGACAGTTTTCCCATCATGGTTGGTCTTGTCTGTAGTGGACTCTTTTTCGTCTTCCCTAATACTCGATATGGAATTGGTTGTATGTCTCCTTGA
- the LOC136218441 gene encoding myb family transcription factor PHL8-like: MNLVLSTDPKPRLKWTPDLHLRFLQAVNQLGGADKATPKTLINLMAVPGLTLYHLKSHLQKFRLGKTHPSLSPSQSTTETMQQDYTEIQSTSRDLRQQIITQGNNIPIDESFQIAQALQMQMDVQRKLHEQIEVQRRLQLRIEAQGKYLQSVLIKAQETLSGYNSSSMGIELAKAELSRLVSMVNNGCQGSSISELTELGLSSLEDSERKQIRRATACSMESSLTSSESSGQGEDKQSKNETGSILLSNTASASVELPFMYIHPQTDQAEKDINTTQGLSVEQPPAKRSKTSDSFRIFDLNRQYLHDFESS, encoded by the exons atgAACTTGGTTTTGTCCACTGATCCTAAGCCTAGGCTTAAATGGACTCCTGACCTACATCTTAGGTTTCTTCAAGCAGTTAATCAACTTGGAGGTGCTGACA AAGCAACACCAAAGACTCTTATCAACCTCATGGCTGTTCCTGGACTTACTTTGTACCATCTCAAGAGCCATTTACAG AAGTTCAGACTGGGTAAGACTCACCCATCATTATCACCATCACAATCCACCACTGAGACTATGCAACAAG ATTACACAGAGATCCAGAGCACTAGTCGTGATTTAAGACAACAAATCATCACTCAGGGAAACAATATTCCAATCGATGA AAGCTTTCAGATTGCTCAGGCTCTCCAAATGCAAATGGATGTGCAGAGGAAACTTCATGAGCAGATTGAG GTGCAGAGACGTCTACAGCTTAGAATTGAAGCTCAAGGGAAATACTTGCAGTCAGTATTAATTAAGGCACAGGAAACACTTTCTGGATATAATTCTTCTTCTATGGGAATAGAACTTGCAAAAGCTGAACTCTCAAGATTAGTCTCAATGGTCAACAATGGATGCCAAGGCTCTTCAATTTCAGAATTGACAGAACTAGGACTTTCAAGCTTAGAAGATTCGGAGAGGAAACAAATAAGAAGAGCCACAGCATGTTCAATGGAAAGCTCCTTGACATCATCTGAAAGCTCCGGACAGGGGGAAGATAAGCAATCAAAGAATGAGACCGGTAGCATCCTATTGTCTAACACTGCTTCTGcttctgttgagctcccattcATGTATATTCACCCTCAAACCGATCAAGCCGAAAAAGATATAAATACCACACAAGGACTCTCTGTGGAGCAGCCACCTGCAAAAAGATCAAAAACCAGTGACAGCTTCAGAATATTTGATCTCAACAGGCAATATCTACATGACTTTGAATCTAGTTAA